A genomic window from Carassius auratus strain Wakin chromosome 45, ASM336829v1, whole genome shotgun sequence includes:
- the LOC113063247 gene encoding tripartite motif-containing protein 16-like protein gives MAEEEAGVFVNQEQFSCPICMDLLRDPVTIPCGHNYCMECIKSFWEQKNQKKTCSCPECRQTFSPRPALNKNTLFAEVVEKLRQTGMRSPTIPGVKSHEVIAKKKQDLVMFCQQELKESQKGCQQVIKERESELQDLSQAIISLRSSAQAAVEETEKIFSELIQSIETLCFEVTEMIKAKEQLELDEAHGFMEKLEQEIAEFKRRDAEYDTLAHLDDETQFLKSYETLCSQPELVTSPAVLVNPDFSFEMVSRKLTYLSEDIKGLCQKKLEKLSKKVTNLKFIPTPEPKIREQFLEYSGPLTLDLNTAHRNLSVSSETGEVTCSKTSLSVPDHPERFDGHYQVLCRESVSGRCYFEAEWSGKGPVHIAVSYEDINRKGKSTLCAFGHNAQSWSLVCSEDTYAFWHNGRETKIPKMQWARRAGVYVDFSAGILAFYSITDSMNLIQVIRTSFTQPLYPGFRINVGSSLRLCYPL, from the exons ATGGCAGAAGAAGAAGCTGGTGTTTTCGTCAACCAAGAGCAGTTCAGCTGTCCCATCTGTATGGACCTTCTGCGGGACCCTGTGACCATTCCTTGTGGACACAACTACTGTATGGAGTGCATTAAGAGCTTCTGGGAGCAAAAGAACCAGAAGAAGACGTGCAGCTGTCCagagtgcagacagaccttctcGCCGAGACCTGCGCTCAACAAAAACACCCTGTTTGCTGAAGTCGTTGAGAAACTGAGACAGACTGGAATGCGTTCGCCCACCATCCCTGGAGTTAAGAGCCATGAAGTCATTGCGAAAAAAAAGCAGGACCTCGTCATGTTCTGTCAG CAAGAGCTTAAAGAGTCACAGAAGGGATGCCAGCAGGTGATAAAGGAGCGCGAGTCGGAGCTACAGGATCTGAGTCAGGCCATAATCTCTCTCAGG AGCTCTGCTCAGGCAGCAGTGGAAGAGACAGAGAAGATCTTCAGCGAGCTGATTCAGTCCATTGAGACACTGTGTTTTGAGGTGACAGAGATGATCAAAGCAAAGGAGCAGCTGGAACTAGACGAGGCACATGGATTCATGGAGAAACTAGAGCAGGAGATCGCAGAGTTCAAGAGGAGAGACGCTGAATACGACACGCTTGCACATCTTGATGATGAAACTCAGTTCCTGAAG AGTTATGAAACACTGTGTAGTCAGCCGGAGTTGGTGACCTCTCCTGCGGTTCTAGTCAATCCGGACTTCTCTTTTGAGATGGTGTCGAGAAAACTCACGTATCTGAGTGAGGACATTAAAGGCCTGTGCCAGAAAAAATTGGAGAAATTATCAAAAAAAG TGACAAACCTGAAGTTTATTCCTACCCCTGAACCTAAAATCAGAGAGCAGTTTCTGGAAt ATTCGGGTCCCCTGACTCTGGACCTGAACACGGCTCACAGAAACCTCAGTGTTTCCTCAGAGACCGGCGAGGTGACGTGCAGCAAAACCTCTCTGTCCGTTCCTGACCACCCAGAGAGGTTTGACGGCCATTACCAGGTCCTGTGCAGGGAGAGCGTGTCCGGCCGATGTTACTTCGAGGCAGAGTGGAGCGGGAAGGGTCCCGTGCACATCGCAGTGTCCTATGAGGACATCAACAGGAAAGGAAAGAGCACCCTGTGTGCATTTGGACACAACGCCCAGTCCTGGAGTCTCGTGTGCTCTGAGGATACGTATGCATTCTGGCACAATGGACGGGAAACCAAGATTCCCAAAATGCAATGGGCTCGCAGGGCTGGCGTTTATGTCGATTTCTCTGCAGGAATCTTGGCGTTTTACAGCATCACAGACTCAATGAATCTCATCCAGGTAATTCGGACTTCATTCACTCAACCGCTCTATCCTGGCTTCAGGATTAACGTCGGGTCTAGTTTGAGACTCTGTTATCCACTTTAG
- the LOC113063254 gene encoding transmembrane protein 205-like produces MSTDREPPVTAKLLHLVFLSTFWGMQIWVTFISGFVMDSHLNRHTFGFIQSRLFPFYLHIGSACAFCNLTIFAMYHPSNMLDDKEAFQIFIFFVCVTVAAVNAQWFGQMTSEIMADMHLIEQACGLGQDIGLSSNREAYAKLCETDPKYKKLSGRLWLYHLLSSLCNLCCIVCNGYSLYYLAENLTTL; encoded by the exons ATGTCTACAGACAGAGAGCCTCCCGTCACTGCCAAACTCCTTCACCTCGTGTTTCTCTCCACCTTCTGGGGAATGCAGATATGGGTCACCTTCATATCAG gctTTGTAATGGACAGCCATCTGAACCGACACACGTTTGGCTTCATCCAGAGCCGGCTCTTCCCGTTTTACCTGCATATCGGCTCAGCTTGTGCTTTCTGCAACCTCACCATCTTTGCCATGTACCATCCTAGCAACATGCTGGATGACAAAGAGGCCTTCCAG ATCTTCATTTTTTTCGTCTGTGTGACTGTGGCGGCAGTGAATGCCCAGTGGTTTGGTCAGATGACCTCAGAAATCATGGCAGACATGCACCTGATTGAGCAGGCCTGTGGATTGGGTCAGGACATCGGACTCTCATCCAATCGGGAAGCATATGCCAAGCTCTGCGAGACAGACCCCAAGTATAAAAAGCTGAGTGGTCGGCTGTGGCTGTATCACCTGCTGTCCTCCCTGTGTAACCTCTGCTGTATCGTATGTAATGGATACAGTCTTTATTACCTGGCAGAAAACCTCACCACACTCTGA